In bacterium, the DNA window TTCTTTTTCAGCGCGCCGCTTCTCTTCGGGTTCAGATAAGGCCCTTCCAAATGCGACCCCAGTATTTTAGCTCCTTTACCGTAGTTTTCGTCCATCACTTTTCTAACTGTTTTTAACCGTTCCGCAATTACCTTTTTGGTATGCGGGTATATAGTTACAAGCATTGATGTCGTCCCGAACCGGGCATGGGCTTTTGATATTTTTTTCAGGGAATCTATATTGCCGTCCGAGGTGTCTCCGCCGCCCCCGCCGTGACAATGGATATCGATAAAGCCGGGAACAACTAAATTGAATTTCGCATCTATGATTCTTGCTTTCCCGGGAATAAGCTTCAAATGGTCTTTATCAAGGACATCAAGGATTTTACCGTCTTTAACAACTACGGCGCCGCCGTTGATAAACATCCTGGATGTAAATATTCTTCCGTTTTTTATTACACAATAAGAATTTTTATCCATAATCATTCACCCATGCTTAAGTCGCCTTCTATTCTTGTTAACAGTCTCTCTTTTCCCGTCAATTTATAAAGATACCTGAACAGCTCTTTCTGCGCTCTTGTCAACTCCATCTTTCTCCGGGCCATAACCTTTTCCGCCACTTTCAATGCCTTGTCGGCCTGGTAAACCACAAAAGCTCCGCTCGCTCCCCAGGTAAAAGACGGCACAAATTTCGGCGGCAACTGGGCTCCGAAGATATTAACATTGATACCCACCACAGTCCCCGTATTAAACATGGAATTTATCCCGGTCTTTGAATGGTCGCCCATCGTCAGGCCTACAAACATTTCCCCTGTATCAATAAATTTCCCGTTCACATAAACCCGCACATTGCCGTAATTATTTTTTAAATCACTATCATTGGTATCAGCCGCGATATTGCACCACTGCCCGATATAAGCATGCCCGAGAAATCCTTCATGCTGCTTATTTGAATAAGAGTGAATTATTGATTCCTCAATCTCCCCGCCGGCTTTACATACTTCACCGATACTTGTCCCCTCATAAATTTTCGCGCCGATTTTGACGGTGCTGTTATCCCCTATATATGACGGCCCTTCTATAACGGCATTGGGAAGGACTTTCACTCCTTTTCCTATATATATGGGACCTTTCTCGGCGTCCAGGACAACCCCGGGCTTAACAATAGAGCCGGAGCCGATAAAAATATCTTTTTTGTTGATCAGGTGTACTCCTTCGAAAACTTTGCCCAGTATCCTGCCCTTGCCGGCTATGTCCTTAAAATCGATTTTAATCTGCGCCGCATTAGCCTTAACGAATTCCCAGCTGTAATCGAGCAGGTTGTTATCTTCCGCTTCACGGCACGGGACCCTGAGTTTTAACGTCCGTAACGCCTCTCCGCTGATAATATTTTCCGAAGTCATTATGGCGGAATTATCCCCTCTGAGCCTTGCATATAAAATCGAAGAATCACTGAAAACGACTTCTTCTTTTCCGTCAAAAGCGACCGCTTTATTTAACAGCAGCCTGCCGTTCAAAAAAAGGGTTGTGCCCTGATTGTATTTTAGGGGGTTAACTTTGTATTTATGTTTTTCTCTCACTGTATTCGCCAGATAATCGCGGCATAAAAGAATGACTTCGCGCTCCGGATATTTCCTGATTATTTTATCCATCAACAAATCAATACCGCACCTTAACTCATAAACCGGCCTCATATAAACAAGCGGCAAAAGGTTCAGATAATTCCTGTCTTCAAATATACAAACATCGGTCTTGCTCATACTTTCCCCACCCCTGTCTTATTTTCTTTCCTTCAGTAAAGAAGCCGCATCCCTGTCTAAAACTACAATGGCATCCGGATGTTTCTGAATTATTGACGCCGGATATTTTTTCGAAACCGGAGTTTCAAGGCATTTTTTCACTATCAAATTTTTTTGACGGCCGCTTACAAGCAGCAGAAGCTTTCTGGCTTCCATTATAGTTCCGATTCCCATGGTAATGGCAAACTTCGGAACCTCATCTCTGGAATTAAAAAACCTGGAATTATCTTCTGTGGTTTGAGAATCCAACTCCTGAACCCTTGTTCTTGAATCAAAATCAGACCCGGGTTCATTAAAAGCTATATGCCCGTCCCCGCCGAGTCCCAGCACCTGTATGTCTATTCCGCCCGCT includes these proteins:
- a CDS encoding glucose-1-phosphate thymidylyltransferase, whose product is MSKTDVCIFEDRNYLNLLPLVYMRPVYELRCGIDLLMDKIIRKYPEREVILLCRDYLANTVREKHKYKVNPLKYNQGTTLFLNGRLLLNKAVAFDGKEEVVFSDSSILYARLRGDNSAIMTSENIISGEALRTLKLRVPCREAEDNNLLDYSWEFVKANAAQIKIDFKDIAGKGRILGKVFEGVHLINKKDIFIGSGSIVKPGVVLDAEKGPIYIGKGVKVLPNAVIEGPSYIGDNSTVKIGAKIYEGTSIGEVCKAGGEIEESIIHSYSNKQHEGFLGHAYIGQWCNIAADTNDSDLKNNYGNVRVYVNGKFIDTGEMFVGLTMGDHSKTGINSMFNTGTVVGINVNIFGAQLPPKFVPSFTWGASGAFVVYQADKALKVAEKVMARRKMELTRAQKELFRYLYKLTGKERLLTRIEGDLSMGE
- the nagB gene encoding glucosamine-6-phosphate deaminase; the encoded protein is MKVMICRDYGELSVKAADIIEKSIREKPESVLGLATGATPLGLYKELINRNKEGRISFKKCVSFNLDEYVGLSSGDAGSYRYFMEKIFFNHIDIDKSNTFVPDGLAPDMDAHCEWYEQKIRKAGGIDIQVLGLGGDGHIAFNEPGSDFDSRTRVQELDSQTTEDNSRFFNSRDEVPKFAITMGIGTIMEARKLLLLVSGRQKNLIVKKCLETPVSKKYPASIIQKHPDAIVVLDRDAASLLKERK